In Amaranthus tricolor cultivar Red isolate AtriRed21 chromosome 5, ASM2621246v1, whole genome shotgun sequence, a genomic segment contains:
- the LOC130813759 gene encoding serine/threonine-protein kinase RIPK-like — translation MWKKILPSCFNAKRNKPKSRPKNEHIRVVPTSPQRLSISDISNPKSEFSFNDLSNSIIGSNLQVFTLDELRIISNNFSYTSNFIGEGGFGAVYKGFIDDKLRPGVLKAQAVAIKVLDLEGSQGHKEWLAEVIFLGQLRHPHLVKLIGYCCENEQRVLVYEYMSRGNLDNQLFRRCSVALPWLTRMKIALGAAKGLQFLHDSNKPVILRDFKAANILLDSNFKAKLSDFGYARDGPEGDKSHVTTEHILGTKGYVAPEYVMTGHLTTMSDVYSFGVVLLELLTGKRCMDKTRPRREHCLVEWARPFLKDPRKLNLIMDIRLEGQFSVQGAKIATALAYQCLSHNPKGRPTMSAVVKALEPLMQMNDIPGHFVYVVPKEEDKKECLNQEKNKKKNENRVRHNALHRRLGNGIEAPIYGR, via the exons atgtggAAAAAAATTTTACCAAGTTGTTTTAATGCAAAGCGAAATAAACCCAAATCCAGACCCAAAAACGAACACATAAGAGTTGTACCAACTTCCCCTCAAAGGCTATCGATATCGGATATTAGTAACCCCAAATCGGAGTTTTCGTTTAATGATCTATCCAATTCTATAATCGGGTCAAATCTTCAAGTGTTTACTTTGGATGAACTTAGGATTATTTCGAATAATTTCTCTTATACAAGTAATTTCATTGGTGAAGGCGGGTTTGGGGCGGTTTATAAAGGGTTTATTGATGATAAGCTTCGACCTGGTGTGTTAAAGGCTCAAGCTGTGGCTATTAAGGTCTTGGATTTGGAAGGTTCACAAGGACATAAAGAGTGGCTG GCTGAAGTAATATTTCTTGGTCAGTTGAGGCACCCTCATCTAGTGAAGTTGATTGGATATTGTTGTGAAAATGAACAAAGAGTTCTTGTTTATGAATATATGAGTAGAGGCAATTTGGATAATCAATTATTTAGAA GATGCTCTGTAGCCTTGCCATGGTTGACAAGAATGAAAATTGCTCTTGGTGCTGCTAAAGGCCTTCAATTCCTTCATGATTCTAATAAACCTGTGATCTTAAGGGATTTTAAGGCAGCCAATATACTCTTAGATTCT AATTTTAAAGCAAAGCTGTCAGATTTTGGGTATGCACGAGATGGACCAGAAGGAGATAAAAGTCATGTAACTACAGAACACATTCTAGGCACCAAAGGATATGTTGCTCCTGAGTATGTTATGAcag gACATTTGACAACCATGAGTGACGTGTACAGCTTTGGAGTAGTTCTTCTAGAACTATTGACCGGAAAAAGATGTATGGACAAAACTCGTCCCAGAAGAGAACATTGTCTGGTTGAATGGGCTCGACCTTTTTTAAAGGACCCACGTAAACTTAATTTAATCATGGATATTAGGCTCGAGGGTCAGTTCTCGGTTCAAGGAGCAAAGATAGCCACCGCGTTAGCCTATCAATGTCTAAGCCACAACCCCAAGGGCCGCCCTACAATGAGCGCGGTGGTTAAGGCGTTAGAGCCTTTAATGCAAATGAATGACATTCCGGGACATTTTGTTTATGTTGTACCAAAAGAGGAAGATAAAAAAGAGTGTTTgaatcaagaaaaaaataagaaaaagaatgagAATAGAGTTAGACATAATGCTTTACATAGGAGGCTTGGTAATGGTATAGAGGCCCCTATTTATGGtagataa